CGGATCGCGCTAGGCCCGCTCCCACGGATCGACCGGCGTTCCGAGGACGGCGAGCAGCTCGGCGACCACCATCGCGGTCGCACCCCAGAGCTTCTCGCCGTCGATCTCGAAGTACGGGATGTCGATGCGCGTGCCGTCGCGGTCGACCGTCTCATGCTTCAAGAGCGCCCCGCCGGCGAGAGCCTCCACCTCGATCTCGACGATCCGCCGCACCTCGCGCTCGCACGGGCGGACGAGAGGAGGCCGCGCGGCGGTCGCCGTGACCGGATGGAGCACGTAACCGCTGACCGGGATGTGCAGCGCGGTGAGGTGGAGCCGCGGCTCGGCGACTCCGGGCGCGAGGCCGATCTCCTCCGCCGCCTCTCGAAGCGCCGCATCCTCGACCGTCTCCTTGGGCTCGATCGCGCCACCCGGAAACGCCACCTGTCCACCGTGCCGTGCCAGATGCGTGCCGCGCACCGTGAGCAGCAGGACCGACCGCCCATCGCGCGGGTAGAGCAGCACCAGCGCCGCCGCAGGGCGCGCCGAAGAGGGAACGTGTCCGGGGATCCAGAGCCGCCGCGGGCGCGGCGCCATCGCCGCCTGAGCGTCCGAGCCGGGAAGCGGCCGGCCGCGGGCGGCGTCCAGGACCGCATCGAGCCGGTCGAAACGCATCGAAGCACGATAGCGAACCGCTGCGAGTTGCGGTAGAACCCTGGCGGTGCTCGCCGCCATCCTGCTCGCCGCCGCATCCCACGTCACCGTGGCCACGAGCCGCGGCGACCAGTCGCTCGCAGTGTATGCCCCGGCGGACGGTGCGCCGAAGCGCGCCGGGCGGCTCGTCGTCGTGCTCTCCGGCGAGGGTGGCTGGCGCGCGTTCGACGTCCAGCTCGCGGAGTGGCTCGCGGCGGACGGGTACTGGGTCGGCGGCATCGATTGCCTTCACTACTTCATGTCGGCGCAAGACGACCGTGCGGTCCTCGCCAAAGACGTCGCCCGCTTCGCCGACGCGCTCGTCGCGGCCGCCGGCGCGCCGGAGAA
The Candidatus Polarisedimenticolaceae bacterium DNA segment above includes these coding regions:
- a CDS encoding CoA pyrophosphatase, producing the protein MRFDRLDAVLDAARGRPLPGSDAQAAMAPRPRRLWIPGHVPSSARPAAALVLLYPRDGRSVLLLTVRGTHLARHGGQVAFPGGAIEPKETVEDAALREAAEEIGLAPGVAEPRLHLTALHIPVSGYVLHPVTATAARPPLVRPCEREVRRIVEIEVEALAGGALLKHETVDRDGTRIDIPYFEIDGEKLWGATAMVVAELLAVLGTPVDPWERA